The Clostridia bacterium DNA segment ATTGAAAAATGTTAAGAAAGCCATGCTTGAAAAAATGTTTCCCCAAAACGGCAGTAATGTTCCAGAAATTCGTTTTTCTGGATTTACTGATGCTTGGGAACAGCGTAAGTTGGGAGAGTTAAGCGATTCGTTTGAATATGGGTTAAATGCAGCAGCCACAGAATACGATGGAGAAAATAAATATATACGAATAACTGACATTGATGAAGAATCAAGAAGGTTTGTTGAAACTGATCTTACCTCTCCTAAAATTGACTTAAGCAATGCGGAAAACTATAAATTGAAAATCGGAGATATTCTTTTTGCTAGAACTGGTGCAAGTGTCGGGAAGTCCTATATTTACAATGAGTCCGATGGATTAGTGTATTATGCAGGATTTCTTATTCGAACAAGAATAAAGCCAGAATATAATGCTGAATTTGTTTTTCAAAGCACACTAACTAGTCAATATAATGACTACATTCGAATAAATTCACAACGTTCAGGACAGCCCGGAGTTAATGCACAAGAGTATGCAGAATTTAGTTTTCTTATCCCTGAATTTGATGAACAATATAAGATTGGTACATTTTTTAGGAACCTTGATAACCTTATCACCCTTCATCAGCGTAAGCTTGAAAAATTGAAGAATCTCAAAAAAGCTTTTCTTGAGAAGATGTTTGTATAAGAAAGGAGTGTGAACTGTGATATTTAAAACCGAAGCAGAATTTGAAGCAGCCATGATTGCTGCCTTACAAAATAAAGGTTGGGAAAATCAGGTTCTTAAATACCCGACAGAAGATACTTTACTGAAGAACTGGGCAGATATTCTGTTTGAGAATAATCGTGGTATTGATCGTCTGAATGACGCTCCTTTAACAGATACAGAAATGCAGCAGATTCTAGAGCAAATCCTGGCTCTTCGAAGCCCAATAAAGCTCAATGGTTTTATTAACGGAAAGACGGTTTCTATCATACGTGATAATCCTAATGATCCTTTACATCTTGGCAAAGAAGTAAGCCTCAAAATTTATGACCGCCGCGAAATAGCTGCTGGTCAAAGTAGATACCAGATTGCTCAACAACCGAGATTTAAGTCTAAATCAAAGATTCTCAACGACCGCAGGGGCGATTTGATGCTACTAATCAATGGCATGCCGGTGATTCATCTCGAACTGAAAAAGAGTGGAATTCATGTCAGCCAAGCTTATAACCAGATTGAGAAGTATTCCGATGAGGGTATCTTTACGGGAATTTTTTCATTGGTGCAGATATTTGTAGCGATGCAGCCGGAAGAGACGGTTTATTTTGCCAACCCAGGTCAAGATGGTGTTTTCAATAAGGACTTTTATTTCCATTGGGCAGATTTTAATAACGAGCCTATCAATAGCTGGAAAGATATTGCGACCTATCTTTTGTCAATTCCAATGGCACATCAGATGATTGGCTTCTACACGGTGGCTGATGATTCTGATGGCGTGCTAAAGGTGATGCGGAGCTATCAGTATTTTGCGGCCAATGCAATTTCTGATCGCGTTTCAAAGATTGACTGGAGTGAGAAACACCTGCTAGGAGGGTATATTTGGCATACAACAGGGTCAGGCAAAACGATGACGAGCTTTAAGTCTGCTCAGCTCATAGCAAACTCCAAGGATGCTGACAAGGTAATCTTCCTAATGGACAGAATAGAGCTTGGTACACAGTCGCTTCGCGAGTATCGTGCTTTTGCGGAAGACCATGAAGATGTCCAGGCAACTGAGGACACCCATGCCCTTATTGCTAAGTTGAAAAGTAAAAATCCTGCCGATACGCTGATAGTCACTTCGATTCAAAAAATGAGTAATATTAAGGATGAAGAAGGTGGTTTGAATTCTGCTGATATTGTAGTGATGAACTCAAAACGCATCGTCTTTATTGTTGATGAAGCACATCGTTCTACTTTTGGGGACATGCTGATTACCGTTAAACAGACCTTTCCAGGTGCTGTCTTTTTTGGATTTACCGGTACACCTATTCAGAAGGAGAATCAGAAAAAGAAAAACACGACATCGACAGTCTTTGGTGATGAACTGCACCGCTATAGTATCGCTGATGGTATTCGTGACAAGAATGTGCTTGGCTTTGACCCTTACAAGGTCCTGACGTATAAAGATATTGATATACGTAGAGCAGTGGCACTGATGAAAGCGAATGCTACAAAGGAAGAAGATGCTATCAAAGATTCGGAGAAAGCAAAAAAGTATTACTACTACATGGATACAGCCAAAGTAAAAATGGCAGGACACCGTGATAAAAGTGGTAAATATGTTCAAGGAATTGAAGACTATTTGCCAAGAGAACAATATGAATGTGTTAAACATAGGAAAAAGGTCATTCGTGATATTGTAGATAACTGGATGCGTTTGAGTCATGCCTCAAAGTTCCACGCGATTTTTGCTACTAGCAGTATCGCGGAAGCCATAGAATACTATAGATTGATTAAGGAATTAAAGAGTAATTTAAAAATCACAGCACTCTTTGATCCAAACATTGATAATAATGGCGGTGTGAAGTTCAAGGAAGATG contains these protein-coding regions:
- a CDS encoding HsdR family type I site-specific deoxyribonuclease, whose product is MIFKTEAEFEAAMIAALQNKGWENQVLKYPTEDTLLKNWADILFENNRGIDRLNDAPLTDTEMQQILEQILALRSPIKLNGFINGKTVSIIRDNPNDPLHLGKEVSLKIYDRREIAAGQSRYQIAQQPRFKSKSKILNDRRGDLMLLINGMPVIHLELKKSGIHVSQAYNQIEKYSDEGIFTGIFSLVQIFVAMQPEETVYFANPGQDGVFNKDFYFHWADFNNEPINSWKDIATYLLSIPMAHQMIGFYTVADDSDGVLKVMRSYQYFAANAISDRVSKIDWSEKHLLGGYIWHTTGSGKTMTSFKSAQLIANSKDADKVIFLMDRIELGTQSLREYRAFAEDHEDVQATEDTHALIAKLKSKNPADTLIVTSIQKMSNIKDEEGGLNSADIVVMNSKRIVFIVDEAHRSTFGDMLITVKQTFPGAVFFGFTGTPIQKENQKKKNTTSTVFGDELHRYSIADGIRDKNVLGFDPYKVLTYKDIDIRRAVALMKANATKEEDAIKDSEKAKKYYYYMDTAKVKMAGHRDKSGKYVQGIEDYLPREQYECVKHRKKVIRDIVDNWMRLSHASKFHAIFATSSIAEAIEYYRLIKELKSNLKITALFDPNIDNNGGVKFKEDGLVEILEDYNERFEQDFTLATHGKFKKDIAARLAHKKPYERIERTPEKQIDLLIVVDQMLTGFDSKWVNTLYMDKVLKFENIIQAFSRTNRLFGPDKPFGTIRYYRYPSTMERNINEAVALYSGNKPLGLFVEHLDYNLEKMNQIFTDISCLYALAGITDFSHLPDDLDNCSRFAKLFSSLNEFMEAAKIQGFTWKQQNYPFENPKKVIEMTFDENTYLILALRYKELLTGGGGGSGSDIPFDIDSNLIAIDTGRIDTNYMNSRFDKYLKVLRQDDIDNDQLQATLDELHKSFATLTQEEQKYANIFIHDVQSGNVELEDGKFFRDYITEYQFCAKKEQVHQVANALGIDIQKLVNLMNVDIQEANINEYGRFDDLKKTVDRDKARAYFEALEGTSITALRLSIKIEKLLKDFILRGGFDIDEPENK
- a CDS encoding restriction endonuclease subunit S; translated protein: MLEKAKVPAIRFKGFTDAWEQRKLKEIADKVVEKNVKLQFTETFTNSAEFGIISQRDYFDHDISNADNLGSYYVVRNEDFVYNPRISTFAPVGPINRNKLGRNGVMSPLYTVLRTHDIDNTFLEQYFRSLYWHSFMKLNGDSGARSDRFSIKDSVLIEMLIPYPGLKEQLKIGEYLTKLDNLITLHQRKLLKLKNVKKAMLEKMFPQNGSNVPEIRFSGFTDAWEQRKLGELSDSFEYGLNAAATEYDGENKYIRITDIDEESRRFVETDLTSPKIDLSNAENYKLKIGDILFARTGASVGKSYIYNESDGLVYYAGFLIRTRIKPEYNAEFVFQSTLTSQYNDYIRINSQRSGQPGVNAQEYAEFSFLIPEFDEQYKIGTFFRNLDNLITLHQRKLEKLKNLKKAFLEKMFV